The following nucleotide sequence is from Thermus thermamylovorans.
TTCCCCCTCACTGCCTTCTACTCAGCCTACCTATTTATGTTAGCACCGGCGGGTTTTTTGTTGGACACGGACGCCTACCGCCGCAACCCGGGTCTCCTAAGGGTTGCACGCGAGAAGGCCTGACAATCCACCGCATCCTCCTCACCTCCTTTCCCTAGCCCGTGCAGGGGCGAGGTGCCGGCTCTGCCTCGCCTGCACGTTCGGCTAGCAAAGTAAAGGTACGCTTCCAGTTCCACTTGAAGGTGGTGCACTCCAGCTCCACCTTCCCCTCAGGCATGGCCTCGGGGAAGACCACCTTCAAGGGGCACCCCCCCATGCACGCAGGAAGCCAGGTGCAACGGGAGCAGGCGAGCTTTTCGGAGAAGGGGTCCCAGGACATCCAGCGCTGGTAAACGGGGTTCTCCGCAAGTTGCAGGGGATCGTATTCCAGGAGGTTGCCCACGGCGAACTCGGGCTGCCCCACCGTGTCCCAACACTTCTGCAGGGTGCCGTCGGGCTCCACCACGAACCCCTCCGGATGGGCGGCCACGCACCCTCCAAGCTGAAGGGAGGGGTAGGGAAGGGTGGCCAGTCCTAGGCTTTCCGCAAGGGTGAAGTACTCCGGCTCAATCCGGGCGAAGTCCTTGCGGGTAAAGCAAAACCCTTTGACCCCGTGGCTGGGCGGGGCGGTGGAGGTTACGGGGGCAAAGTAGACCCGCAGGTTCTCCTGGTGGGCCAGCCCTTCCTCGGCCAGACGCTTCAAGAGGGCGGGCACACCCTCGCGGTTCCGGACGTCCACGTTGACCCGGATGTGGACGAAGACAGGTTTCCCGAGGAAGAGGCGCAGGTTGGCCAGGATGCGCTCAAAGCTCCCCTCCCCGGTAAGGAGGTGGCGGCGCTGGTCGTGGTAGGGAGCGTCCCCGTCCAGAGTGATCTGGACCAGGTGAATGCGGTAGCGGACCATGTCCGCCACCTTCCCTTCGTCCAGGAGGTAGCCGTTCGTGATGAGGCTCGCGCTGTACTCCACGCGGTTCCTCTCGGCTATCTCCATGAATCCTTGGGATAGCTTCTGAACAACATCCCAGGCCAGGGTGGGCTCACCGCCAAACCAGGTGACGAAGAACTTGCTGAGGCGGGGGGCTTTTTGAGCGAAGACCTCAAGAAGCTTGGCCTGAACCGCTTCGGTCATGCGGCTCACCCGGTGCCGCTGGAAACAGTAGTCGCAGCCGAAGTTGCAGTCTATGGTGGGACAGATCGTTAGGCTCCAGGCTTCCGTGGTGTAGCGCTGCCGCAGGTGGAGGGTCTTAAGGTAGGCCAGCTCGTCAAAGTTCTCGAGAACGACGAAGCGGCCTTCCACGAGCCCCTGGTCTACAGGGTTCTTGGGGTCCAAGGGCTCCCCCTTGACCAGGGCCGTGTAGCGCGCCCATCCTTCTGAATCCAAGACGGCCAGGCCACCGGAGA
It contains:
- a CDS encoding radical SAM/SPASM domain-containing protein, which translates into the protein MQDGMLQLPVVNFQEPAQAPTRGGMNYKPSRFNHFHTLPTGEKLAFNSLSGGLAVLDSEGWARYTALVKGEPLDPKNPVDQGLVEGRFVVLENFDELAYLKTLHLRQRYTTEAWSLTICPTIDCNFGCDYCFQRHRVSRMTEAVQAKLLEVFAQKAPRLSKFFVTWFGGEPTLAWDVVQKLSQGFMEIAERNRVEYSASLITNGYLLDEGKVADMVRYRIHLVQITLDGDAPYHDQRRHLLTGEGSFERILANLRLFLGKPVFVHIRVNVDVRNREGVPALLKRLAEEGLAHQENLRVYFAPVTSTAPPSHGVKGFCFTRKDFARIEPEYFTLAESLGLATLPYPSLQLGGCVAAHPEGFVVEPDGTLQKCWDTVGQPEFAVGNLLEYDPLQLAENPVYQRWMSWDPFSEKLACSRCTWLPACMGGCPLKVVFPEAMPEGKVELECTTFKWNWKRTFTLLAERAGEAEPAPRPCTG